TGCTCCTTGTTCATCTTCTCCCCAGGAGGAAAGGAGCACCAAAGGTTAACCCCCACAGGCACAGAAAtggaggagcaggagctgactACACACCAGTCTcatttctttcactgcttttgacATTAGGATCCTCTTGCACCTTTCTCATCTCCAGCCCTTTCACCCATGTGTAGGCAAAGGAGCCACCCAGAACCATCAAGTTACTCGTCCACCACAAGAAGCTCTTTGTCTCCTCAAAGTAGATAACAGCCAGCACTGTTTGGGCACAGGCCTTGGCTGTCCCAGACACGTTGTGTGTGAGTGGGCTAGTGAACTTTATCTGAAGTCCGGTCACATACCCAATGGCAAAGCCAAACACTCCCCCCAGAGTCATGATGCCCCAAAAACTGGGGTTCCCCAGCTTGTCGAAGTGGTAGAGGGTGCGAAACTCGCCCAGCAGCATCATGAGGGGCAAGAACAGCACACAGGCATTGACGTTGTTGTAGAAGGTCAGGCGCCAGATGCTACCATCCACCACAGGCAGCACCTTCTTGGTGTAGATGGCATTGAGCGAGACACACAGGCTTGCTAAGATCCCAAAGAATATACCTGTCCATGACAGAgtgccctctgctccctcctggtCAACACCCAGCCAAAAGCCACCTGCAACCAAACAAAGCGGGCATCATCTGAATAACTGCAGGAGTCAAGACATACCGTCAGCAATTCATCATCTACCTTATACTGAACAACCACAACCACAAGCAGAGACAGGCTTAAGGGCTTCCCCTTTTTATTAAGTGAATCCACAAAGTGTCATGACTAGTGTCCTGGGAAGATTTATTTGGGGAGTGTGGGTAATTTACTGTTCTAAAATTCAATCTCAGAGGACTGATTCCCACACTGAGCAGGCAGCATGAGTTTAGAAACTATTATTCCCAAGAGTCATGAAGTTAAAAATACTCTTTGTGTATAGGTTCTCTTCATGAGATCATAcagtttttttaaattgaaaaggcAGCAAGCTGACACATGGGTAGCAAGAAATATTCctcaaggtttaaaaaaaaaaaacaaaacaaaagaggcCTCACAAGCTTTGCTGTGCTGTTAACGGGAAGGGAAAGATAGGTcagaaaagaagaaggaaagctAGTGAACACATGGATTTAATATTAAGAAGCTTGACCAAAAAAAGATCACAAGGCAGAAACCGAGTGCAGGATCTTCAACTTCTGATGCATAATGCACTCTTTAACCACCTCCAAAACAGGAGCTACAGGCTTTGCGTCTCCAGGGCAGACAGGGAGACCTCTCCCCATCCAGCTCATGAGCAAAACATAAAAGAAGAGATGAGCTACTGAAGGAGCACTGCACTACCACTCCATTAGCTGCTTCACGTTGGAGGCCATCTGGGAAGTTGCCTGCAAAGCAGCTAACACGCTTTAAACTAAGCCCAAATGCAAATGGGTTCAATGCACAGACAGGAAGGGCTTTGCCACAGAGGATGCTCAGCTCCACTGCTACAGGCAATGCTCTCACAGCAAAATGAGACGGAGGGACAGAGTCTTAGAGAAACCCTGTAAGGCTGGCAGAAGCCATAATTCTGGGCAATACCCAAACACAAGACTAGCTGAAGGCAACTGCCTGCATCACTTGGGTGGAAAAGACAGTAGTTCTGTTCCTGTTCACCTCTTCTATGGAGAGGAGATTCTCTTGCTTCATGTTCAGCTGAGTCTATCTGCTTGTCCAAGCACTAAAGTGAACACATGTTCACCTGGAACTGGACTGAAGTAAACATTTCACCATTCTTGACATCTAAATGGCCCTCCAGTGAAAGGCAACTTTTGGCATTATAGATGCTGTTGGAATGAAAGACTTGTAAGTAGTTCCCGTTAAGCCAGTCAATGCCCTGCCCTACATCCTAACCGCACAACCAGATCATCTGGTGGTGTTTTATGCTTGGCTTGATAAGCTATCCCTTCATCACGTGCATTCAGCCTGTCTGAATTGGTTGGCTCTATTGTACCATCCCAACAGTGTGGGCATAAATACTGTTATTGTTACCAAAGTTAATCATCAACAAGCACCTACTGTTTTATGGcccttggcgggggggggggggggggaaggggaaagcaagTTGAACTTCCTTAGAGCGTAGGCAGGCCTTTAGCACTCGAAGGAAAAGGGGGCCATGGTCAAGTAAAAGTAAGTTACCTACATGCTCCAGGTTGCAAAGGCAGACCAAGACACCAGCCCTGAGCCACCTCACCTCACC
Above is a genomic segment from Athene noctua chromosome 6, bAthNoc1.hap1.1, whole genome shotgun sequence containing:
- the SLC35C1 gene encoding GDP-fucose transporter 1 isoform X2, with product MSRAQLTRTGILRMALGGGAADPLLPAEGGGGRQAPFLLRALRIAVVVCLYWFTSIAMVFLNKYLLDSPSLRLDAPLFVTFFQCALTAALCLGLSLGAACGPPCPGLPALRLDPKVSRSVLPLSAVFIGMVTSNNLCLKHVGVAFYNVGRSLTTVFNVLLSYLLLKQTTSIYALLACGVIIGGFWLGVDQEGAEGTLSWTGIFFGILASLCVSLNAIYTKKVLPVVDGSIWRLTFYNNVNACVLFLPLMMLLGEFRTLYHFDKLGNPSFWGIMTLGGVFGFAIGYVTGLQIKFTSPLTHNVSGTAKACAQTVLAVIYFEETKSFLWWTSNLMVLGGSFAYTWVKGLEMRKVQEDPNVKSSERNETGV
- the SLC35C1 gene encoding GDP-fucose transporter 1 isoform X1, coding for MALGGGAADPLLPAEGGGGRQAPFLLRALRIAVVVCLYWFTSIAMVFLNKYLLDSPSLRLDAPLFVTFFQCALTAALCLGLSLGAACGPPCPGLPALRLDPKVSRSVLPLSAVFIGMVTSNNLCLKHVGVAFYNVGRSLTTVFNVLLSYLLLKQTTSIYALLACGVIIGGFWLGVDQEGAEGTLSWTGIFFGILASLCVSLNAIYTKKVLPVVDGSIWRLTFYNNVNACVLFLPLMMLLGEFRTLYHFDKLGNPSFWGIMTLGGVFGFAIGYVTGLQIKFTSPLTHNVSGTAKACAQTVLAVIYFEETKSFLWWTSNLMVLGGSFAYTWVKGLEMRKVQEDPNVKSSERNETGV